The stretch of DNA GGCATGTCGATGGCCCCAGGGGCGCTGGCGGCGGCCTTAGGCGAGGATTTGGGCTCACACGGCGGGGTTGACCTTTTGGTGTCGCTCATCTACCTTAGGTGCCGCACTTTCGTTGCCGGCTTCTGCCGCGCGGCAGTGCCCCGTCGCCACACCTGTTCGCCTTCAACCAGGCAGGTATCCCGGTCACGATCTCCGGTCACGGGCGCGGTCCCGTGGCGGAGTGAGGCGGTCCGCTGCGAGGGCGCGGCGGACGCCGCGGATGGTGTGTGTCGCCGAGCAACAGGAAGGGAGAGAAACGACATGCCGACGATCAACCAGCTCATTCGCAAGGGGCGCAAGCGCCCGCTCAACAAGTCGAAGTCGCCGGCACTGCAGGCGTGTCCGCAGAAGCGCGGCGTGTGCACCCAGGTGCGCACCATCACGCCGCGCAAGCCCAACTCCGCGCTGCGCAAGGTGGCGCGCGTGCGCCTGTCCAACAACATCGAGGTGAACGCCTACATTCCCGGAATCGGGCACACGCTGCAGGAGCACTCGGTGGTGCTGATTCGCGGCGGCCGGGTAAAGGACCTCGCCGGCGTGCGTTATCACGTGGTGCGCGGCACCAAGGACACGCTCGGCGTGGAGGATCGCCGCAAGGCGCGGTCCAAGTACGGCACCAAGCGGCCGAAGGTATAGCGAGGGTACGGAAATGCCACGCCGCGGCAACACCAGAAAGCGTCCCGATCCGGTCGATCCCAAGTATCGCAACGTCACTGCCGGCAGGTTCATCAACGCGATGATGACGCGCGGCAAGAGGTCGACCGCGACGCGCACCCTGTACGATGCGTTCGACATCATCGAAAGGCGCCTGAAGCGCGATCCGCTCGAGGTGTTCCTGAAGGCGGTGGAGAACGCCAAGCCGCTCCTGGAAGTGAAATCGCGGCGGGTCGGCGGCTCTACCTACCAGGTGCCGGTGGAGGTGCGCGAATCGCGCCGCGACGCGCTCGCCATCCGCTGGCTGATCCAGTATGCGCAGCAGCGCCGCGGGCGGGCGATGACCGCCGGCCTGAGCGCGGAACTGATGGACGCCTTCAACGAGACCGGCGCGGCGGTGAAGAAGAAAGAGGACACCCACCGGATGGCGGAGGCGAACAAGGCGTTCGCCCACTACCGCTGGTAGCAGCGGGAAAGCCGGAGAGCGGGAAATCGGGCACGGGAACGAGAGCAGAGCAGAGCAGAACGAGAGCAGAGCAATGGAACCTCACAGCCGGCTGAGCCAGACCCGCAACATCGGGATCATGGCTCACATCGACGCCGGCAAGACCACTACCACCGAGCGGATCCTGTACTACACGGGGCGCAAGCACAAGCTCGGTGAAGTCCACGACGGCCAGGCCGAGATGGACTGGATGGACCTGGAAAAGGAGCGCGGCATCACGATCACGGCGGCTGCGACCTACTGCAGTTGGCGCGAGCACGCCGTGAACATCATCGACACCCCGGGCCACGTCGACTTCACCGTGGAGGTGGAGCGCTCGCTGCGCGTGCTCGACGGCGCGGTGGCGGTGTTCTGCGCCGTCGCGGGCGTGGAGCCGCAGAGCGAAACGGTGTGGAAGCAGGCCAACACCTACGCTGTTCCGCGGCTGGTGTTCATCAACAAGATGGACCGCGTGGGCGCCGACTTCGCCGCGTGCGTCGACGACTTGCACGCCAAGCTCGGGGCCAACGCGGTCGCCGTGCAGTTGCCTACCGGTGCCGGCGCCGACTTCAACAGCGTGATCGACCTGGTGGCGATGCGCCGGATCACCTGGGAAGAGGTGGACCTCGGTACTACCTATCGCGCCGACGAGATTCCCGCCGAGTTGCGCGAGCGCGCCGACGAGGCGCGCACCGAGCTGGTCGAACGGCTTGCCGACCTCGATGACGAACTGATGGAACGCTACCTGACCGGCGGCGAGATCGACAACGGTCAGGTGCGCGCCGCGCTGCGCCGGCACACCGTTGCCGGGGAGTTGTTCCCGGTGTTGTGCGGCAGCGCGTTCAAGAACAAGGGCATCCAACTTCTGCTCGACGGCGTCGTGGACTACCTGCCGTCGCCGGCGGAAAAGCCGGCGGTGACGGGAATCGTGCCGAGCACCGGCGACTACATCGAGCGCGCGCCGCGCGACGACGAGAGCCTGTCGGCACTGGCCTTCAAGGTGGTGACCGATCCTTACGTGGGACGGTTGACCTACTTTCGCATCTACTCCGGCGTGCTCGAGGCCGGCTCCTACCTGTACAACTCGTCGGCCGACGGGCGCGAACGGGTGACCCGGCTGCTGCGCATGCACGCCAACCGGCGCGAGGAGATCCCGGCGGCTCGCACCGGCGAGATCATCGCCGCCGTCGGACTGCGCAAGACCACCACCGGCGACACGCTGTGCAGCCAGAACGAGCCGATCATCCTGGAGTCGATGGTGTTTCCGGAGCCGGTGGTGTCGATCGCCATCGAGCCGAAGTCGAAGCAGGACTCCGACCGCCTCGGCGCGGCGCTCGGCAAGCTGTCCGACGAGGATCCGACCTTCAAGGTGCGCGTCGACCACGAGACCGGGCAGACGATCATGGCCGGCATGGGCGAGCTTCACCTGGAGGTGCTGACGGCGCGGCTGTTCCGCGAGTGGGGTGTCGAGGCCAACATCGGCATGCCCGAGGTGGCCTACCGGGAGACGATCAGCCGCAGCGCCGAGGTGGTAACCCGGTTCGTGCGCCAGACCGGCGGTCACGGACAGTACGCGCACATAGAGATGCAATTCGAACCGCTGCCCGCGGGGGCCGGTTTCCTTTTCGACAGCAAGGTTACTGGCGGACGGGTGCCGAAAGAGTATATTCCGGCGGTGCAGCGCGGGATCGAGGAGGCGATGGAGGTCGGGGTGCTGGCCGGGTACCCGATGGTAGACTTCCGCGCCATTCTGCTTGACGGCAGCTACCACGAGGTGGATTCGAGCGACCAGTCGTTTCGGATCGCCGGCAGCATCGCCTACCGGCAAGGGATTGCCAAGGCGGGGCCGCGGCTGCTGGAGCCGATCATGGAGGTGGAGGTGCACTGCCCCGAGGAGTATCTCGGCGACGTCATTTCCAACCTCAGCGCCCGCACCGGCCACGTACAGGGAATCGAGGACGTGTTTGGCGGGCGTACCGTGAAGGCGCGGGTGCCGTTGCGCAAGATGTTCGGTTATGTGACCGATCTGCGCTCCATGACCCGCGGTCGCGCCACGCACACCATGCAGTTTGGAGCCTACGAGGCGGCTCCCAAGGCAGTACAGACGGAGATGGTAGCCCGGACCTCCGGGCGCCTGGCTACCGCGTGACAATGTTCAATCGGCGAGGGCAGGCAACCCGGCGACGGGGAACCGTCCGGCGACGGGGAACCGTCCGGCGACGGGGAACCGTCCGGCAACAAAATCGACTACACGGAGAGTAGGAGGAAACAGCACATGGCCAAACAGAAATTCGAGCGTACCAAACCGCACGTCAACGTCGGTACCATCGGTCACGTCGACCATGGCAAGACCACGCTGACGGCGGCGATCACTCAGCATTGCAACCTCAAGTTCGGGGACAAGCTGATGAAGTACGAGGACATCGACAACGCTCCTGAGGAAAAGGCGCGCGGTATCACGATCAACACGCGCCACGTCGAGTATCAGACCGACAACCGGCACTATGCCCACGTCGACTGCCCCGGACACGCCGACTACATCAAGAACATGATTACCGGTGCGGCGCAGATGGACGGCGCGGTGCTGGTGGTGTCGGCGCCCGACTCGGTCATGCCGCAGACGCGCGAGCACATTCTGCTTGCCCGTCAGGTGCAGGTGCCCTCGATCGTCGTCTACATCAACAAGACCGATCAGGTCGATGACGAGGAGTTGCTGGAGCTGGTCGAGGAAGAGGTGAAGGACGCCCTCAACGAGTACGAGTTCCCGGGCGACGAGATCCCGATCATCAAGGGTACCGCGCTGCGCGCGCTGGAAAATCCCGGCGATGAAGACGCCAACACCACGGTGGTGGAACTGCTCGACGCGATGGACTCCTACATTCCGCTCCCCGAGCGTGAGGTGGATCGTCCGTTCCTGATGCCGATCGAGGACGTGTTCTCGATTCAGGGCCGCGGCACGGTGGTCACCGGGCGTATCGATCGCGGCACCATCAAGACCGGCGAGAGCGTGGAGATCGTGGGTATCCGCGAGACGCGCACCACGGTGGTTACCGGGGTCGAGATGTTCAACAAGATCCTCGACGCCGGCGAGGCGGGCGACAACATCGGCGCGCTGCTGCGCGGCGTGGACCGCAAGGAGGTGGAGCGCGGTCAGGTGCTCGCCAAGCCGGGCTCGATCAACCCGCACAAGAAGATGAAGGCGACCGTGTACGCGCTGACGCGCGAGGAGGGCGGGCGCCACAATCCGTTCTTCACCGGATACCGGCCGCAGTTCTACTTCCGCACCACCGACATCACCGGTACCGTTACCCTTCCGGAAGGCAAGGAGATGGTGATGCCCGGCGACACCACGGACCTGACCATCGAGTTGATCAACACCATCGCCGTCGAGCAGGGCGTTCGCTTCGCGATCCGCGAGGGCGGCCGCACCGTCGGCGCCGGCACGGTTACCGAGATCGTCGAATAGCGCGGCGAGGGTCTGGGGGGCACCGTCATGGCAGTTGACCGTATCCGGGTGCGTTTGCGCGGCTTCGACGTGGAGTTGATAGACCAGAGTTCCAAGGCGATTGTGCAGACGGTGCAGAAGGCGGGTTCACAGGTTTCCGGTCCGATACCGTTGCCTACGCGTACCAACCGATATACCGTGTTGCGTTCGCCGCACGTGAACAAGAAGTCCCGCGAGCAGTTCGAAATGCGTACCCACAAGCGTCTTATCGACATCATCGAGCCCACGTCGGCGGTCATGGATGCCCTGATGAAACTGGAGCTTCCCGCCGGCGTGGACGTGGAGATCAAGCAGTGAAGGCGTTGATCGGGCGCAAGGTGGGCATGACGCAACTGTTCGCGGACGACGGCTCGCTGCTGCCGGCGACCGTGATTCAGGTCGAGCCCAACGTGGTGGTGGGCGTGCGCACACCGGAGCGCGACGGTTACGCGGCCGTGGTGCTTGGCGCCGACCCGTTGCGGCTCAAGCGCGTAACCAGGCCGTACGCGGGCCAGTTCACGGGTGGGGTGGCGCCGGTACGGCACCTGGTGGAGATACGCGACTTCGACGGGGCGCCTGCGGTGGGCGACCAGTTCGGCGTGGAGTTGTTTTCCGGCGACACCGCGGTGGACGTGCAGGGCTCGTCGAAGGGCAAGGGGTTCCAGGGCGTGATGAAGCGCCACGGGTTCCACGGCGGGCGCAAGTCGCACGGGTCCAAGTTTCACCGCGCGCCCGGCTCGATCGGTCAGTCGGCGTCTCCGTCGCGGGTGGTCAAGGGCAAGAAGATGGCCGGGCGCATGGGCGGCGGAAGTGCGACCGTGCACAACCTCCGCCTGTACGGCATCGACGCCGAGCGCCGCCTGCTGCTCGTGGGCGGACCGTGTCCGGGGCCGCGCGGCGGTACCCTGGTAGTGACCAACGCCAAGAAGCGCGGCGCCCGCGGTGCGCCGGTCAGTCTGGCGGCGGGCGTGGCCGGCGGGTCCGGCGCGCCCGGCGGAGCGGCATCGTGACGGTGCCGGTGATCGGCGCCGGCGGCGGCGCCCGCGGCGAGGCGGAAGTGGCCGACGGCGTGTTTGGCGTCGAGGTCAGTGAAGGCGCCATCTACCACGCCATCCGCAACGAGCTTGCCAACCGACGGGTCGGCACGGCGTCCACCAAGAGCCGCAGCCAGGTGCGCGGCACCAGCCGCAAGCCGTGGCGGCAGAAAGGCACCGGGCGCGCGCGGGCGGGCGACGTGAAGTCGCCGCTGTGGACCGGCGGCGGGGTGATCTTCGGCCCGCAGCCGCGCAGCTACCGCTATCGGCTGCCGCGCAAGGCGAAGCGCACGGCGATGCGCTCGATACTGACCCAGAAGGCGCGCGAGCGGCGCATCACGATCGTCGACGGGGTGGCCGCGGACAGCGGCAAGACCAGGGAGCTGGTGCGCCAGCTCGAGCCGATTACCGGCGGCGTACGCTGCCTGTGGCTGCTGGACAAGCCTGCACCCATGCTGGTGCGCGCCGCGCGCAACATTCCCTGGCTGCGGATGGGCGCCTGCGACACCGTGACCGCGCACGACCTGTACTACAGCGAGCGCATCCTGCTGACGCCGGCGGCGGCCGAGCGGTTCGCGCAGTTGCTCGGCGAGCGGCAGGGATCGGGCGCCGGGCAGGTCGGCGCCGGCGGGGAGGAAGCATGAGGTCGGACATTCTCATAGCACCGGTCGTGACCGAGAAGAGCAACGAGCAGCGCGGCGCGAGAAAGTACGCATTCCGGGTTGACGCGCGCGCCAACAAGCTGCAGGTCGTGGACGCGGTGCGCACCACGTTCGGCGTGCACCCGGTGAAGTGCAACATCATTTCGGTCCCGCGCAAGCCGAAGCGGCTGCGGTTCCGCCCCGGCCACCGGTCCGGCTGGAAGAAGGCGATCGTCACGCTCGCTCCGGGCGAGAGCATCCAGATATTCGAAGGAGCTTGAGCGCGGTGCCTCTGAAGAAAAACAAGCCGATCACCCCGGGCAGCCGTTACGCGACCGGGCTCGACTTCGGCGATCTGCAGGATGAGGGGCCGGTCAAGTCGCTGCTCGGGCCGATGGGCAACCGCGCCGGGCGCGGTGCCGGCGGCCGCATCAGCGTCCGGCGGCGCGGCGGGCGTCACAAGCGGCGCTACCGGGTGGTGGACTTCCGGCGCGACAAGGCCGGCGTGCCCGGCAAGGTGGTGGCGGTGAGCTACGACCCGAACCGGTCCGCCAATCTCGCGTTGATCTCTTACGCCGACGGCGACAAGCGCTACATACTCGCGCCGCGCGGGCTGGCCGTCGGGCACCCCGTGGTGAGCGGGCCGGACGCCCCCATCGAAGTAGGCAACGCCCTGCCGCTGAAGCGCATCCCGCTCGGCATGGCCGTGCACAACGTGGAGCTGACGCTTGGCCGCGGCGGACAGATGGCCCGATCCGCGGGCGGGCGTGCGACGCTGGTGGCGCGCGAAGGGGACTACGTCACCCTGCGTCTGCCCTCCGGCGAGGTGCGGATGGTGTTCCACGAGTGCTACGCGTCGATCGGTGAGGTAGGCAACCAGGACCACATGAACGTCACGCTCGGCAAGGCCGGGCGGGCGCGCTGGCTGGGGCACCGCCCCAAGGTGCGCGGCGTGGCGATGAACCCGCACGATCACCCGCACGGCGGCGGCGAGGGCAAGAGTTCCGGCGGCCGGCATCCGGTGTCCGCCTGGGGCAGGCCGACCAAGGGTGCGAAGACACGGCGCAAGCGCAAGGCCTCGGATGCGTTCATCGTGACGCGCCGCAAAGGAAGGAAGTAGGCCGCCTATGGCACGATCGGTAAAGAAAGGACCGTTCATCGCGGGCAAGCTGTATCAGCGCATCCTCGATGCCAACCGGTCCGGCGAGAAGCGGATGATCCGTACCTACTCGCGCACGTCGACGATCATTCCCGAGATGGTCGGGCTGACCATCTCGGTGTACAACGGCAAGACCTGGATTCCGGTGTACGTTACCGAGAACCTGGTCGGCCACAAGCTCGGCGAGTTTGCCCCGACGCGGGTGTTCCGCGGTCACGCCGGGTCGGACCGCAAGGCGGTGCGGCGGTGATGGACGCGGCCAAGGGCCATAGCGCGCGCGCGCGCTACATCAGGATGTCGCCGCGCAAGGTGCGTCCGATCGCCGACTCGGTGCGGCGCAAGCCATACGTGGAAGCGCTTGCGCTGCTGGACGCGTTGCCCAACAAGGGCGCCAAGATCCTGCGCAAGGTGGTCAAGTCGGCGGCCGACAACGCCCTCGTACAGAACGAGAACCTCGACGAGGAGGCGCTCTACGTCAGCCACGTCGAGGTGAACGAGGCGCCGCGCATGAAGCGGATCTGGATTCGTGGGCGGGGGCGTGCCGACCGGCTGCTCAAGCGCATGTGCCATATCGACGTTGCCGTTGCGACGGTGGACGACGAGGATTGACGGGAGAGTTGAAATGGGCCAAAAGATAAACCCAATCGGGATGCGGCTGGGGATCAATCGTACCTGGAAGTCGAAGTGGTACGTCGACCCGCGGGAGTACTCCAAGACGCTGCACGAGGACTTGGCGCTGCGCAACGTAATCGAGAATTCGCCCGACACGCGCGGCGCCGACATCTCGGACGTGGAGATCATTCGTCACCCGCAGCGCATCACCATCATCATCCACACCGGCCGACCGGGAGTGGTGATCGGGGCCAAGGGTGCCAACATCGAGCGCCTCGGCGGCAAGCTGCAGCGGCTGGTGGGCAAGAAGATCCAGATCAAGATCAAGGAGATTCACCGCCCGGAGGTGAACGCGCAGCTCATCGCCATGAACGTGGCGCGCCAACTGCGTACCAAGGCGTCGTTCCGGCGGTCGCTCAACATGGCGGTGCAGAACGCCATGCGCGCCGGCGTGCAGGGCATCAAGATCAAGATCGGCGGCCGTCTCGGCGGGTCGGAAATGTCGCGCAGCGAGCAGCGCAAGGAGGGACGCATACCGTTGCACACGTTCCGGGCCGACATCGACTACGGGTTCGCCGAATCGCTCACCGCCATGGGCGCCATCGGCGTGAAGGTGTGGGTGTTCAACGGCGAGCTGTACGGCCGCGACACCAAGGATGACGCCGGCCAGATGCTGCGTCGCCAGCGCGGCCGGGTGCCGGCGCGGTTGTAGCGATGCTGAATCCCAAGCGAGAGAAATATCGCAAGCGGCAGCGTGGCCGCCTGCGCGGTAATGCCACCCGCAAGAACGAGGTCGCGTTCGGAGATTACGGCCTGATGGCGCTGGAACCGAAGCTCATCACCAACCGCCAGATCGAGGCGGCGCGGGTCGCGATGACCCGCCACATCAGGCGCGGCGGCAAGGTATGGATCCGCATCTTCCCGGACAAGCCCTACACCAAGAAGCCCGCCGAGACCAGGATGGGGAAGGGCAAGGGCGCGCCGGAATACTGGGTAGCGCCGGTGAAGCCGGGTACGGTGCTGTTCGAGCTGGCCGGGGTGCCGCGGCAGGCCGCCAGCGAGGCGATCGCGCTCGCGGGGAGCAAGCTGCCGGTGAAGACGAAGCTGCTGGTGCGGCGCAATCTGGAAGTATGAAGCTGGAAGCATGAAGGATTCATTCAACGACCTTTCGTATGGCGAACTGGTGACCCGCCGGGACGAGATTCGAAAGCAGTATCGCGACGTGCGATTCAACGTGGTGGTGGGGCACGTCGACAATCCCTTGCTGCTGCGGACGCTGAAACGCAAGCTCGCCCGCCTGAACACGATCGTGCACGAGTACGACCTGGGAATCCGCCAGACCCGGGCCGGCGGCACCGGTGGAGATCAGGCGGCGGAGCGGGAGCCGGCCGGTGAGGCGGCGGCGAAGGAGTAACATGCGCCGAGGAGAACCATGGACAAGGCGGTAGACAACCCCGAACAGCAGTCCGGCGCGGCGCCGGAGCAGGCGCAGGGCGCCCCGGCCGGCGTGGCCGCCCCGGATGGGGCCGGCGCGGACGAACCGGCGGCCGCGTCCGCGCAGGTGGAGGCGGCCAAGGACTCGGCACGGGACGAGCCCGCCGCCGAGGAACGAGCCGGCAGCGAACCCGAGGTCGGTGCCGAACCGGCGGCGGCCGCCGCCGGCGGGCCGGTCGAGGCTGCTTCCGACCCGGCGGGGGCGCCCGCGAACGACGAGCCGCAGACCGCCGTGGCGGCGGCAGTGCCTGCCGCACCGGTGGCCGCCGAGGCGGCGCCCCTGGAAGCCGAGCCGGCGACGTCCGGCAAGCCCCACAAGCGCGTGCTGACCGGTACCGTGGTCAGCAACGGCAGCGAGCAAAGCGTGGTGATACGCATCGCCCGCCGCAAGAAGCACCGGCTGTACAAGAAGTACCGTACCCTCACCAAGAAGGTGATGGCGCACGACCCGGCGAACGACTGCCGGGTCGGCGACGTAGTGCGCGTAGTCGAGAGTCGCCCGCTGAGCAGGATGAAGCGCTGGCGGCTGGTCGAGATCGTGAAACGGGGCAGTTAGGACGGGTAGTTGGGGGACGCACAACCATGGTTCAGATGATGAGCTACCTGAACGTAGCCGACAACAGCGGCGCCAAGCGCGTGCAGTGCATCAAGATACTCGGCGGCTCGAAGCGCCGCAGCGCGTCGGTGGGAGACACCGTCGTGGTCGCGGTGAAGGTGGCGCTGCCGGGCGGCGCCATCCGCAAGGGATCGATGACCCGTGCCGTGGTGGTGCGCACCAGGAAGGAACTGAAGCGCGACGACGGCACCTACATCCGCTTCGACGACAATGCCTGCGTGCTGGTGGACACCGCCGGCAACCCGGCCGGCAAGCGCGTGTTCGGGCCGGTGGCCCGTGAGTTGCGCGAGCGCGACTACATGAAGATCGTTTCGCTGGCCCCGGAGGTGTTGTAGATGGCAGCCGGCAACAAGCTGAAGACCGGAGACCTGGTGCGCATCGTGAGCGGCCGCTCACGCGGGCGCGAGGGCCGCATACTGCGCCTCGACCGGACCCGTGGACGGGTGTGGATCGAGGGTGCCAACATGGTCAAGAAAGCGGTGCGGTCGAAGAACCCCAATCAGCCCCAGCAAGGCGGCCTGACCGACGTCGAGGCGAGCGTGAGCTGGGCCAACGTGATGATCGTGTGCCGCAAGTGCGGCATAGCCCGCGTTGGTTACGATACGGGCGGCGCGGAGAAGGTTCGCGTCTGCCGCAAGTGTGGAGAACCGCTGTGAGTAAGCGCAAGGCTCCGAAACAAGCGGCGCCCGCCGGCTACGTGCCGCGCCTGAAGGCGCGCTATCGGGCCCAGGTCGCGGGCGCCCTGCACGAGGAATTCGGCTACGACTCGGTCATGCAGACCCCCAGGCTGGAGAAAATCGTGCTCAGCGCGGGCGTCGGCGAGGCGGTCAACAACAAGAGACTGCTCGATACCGCCGTCGCTGAACTCACCCAGATCTCCGGGCTGCGCGCGGTCCGCACCACGGCCCGAAAGTCGATAGCGGCATTCAAGATACGCCAGGGCATGGAGATCGGCGTGATGGTCACGCTGCGCGGCGACCGCATGTACGAGTTCCTCGACCGCCTGGTGAGCGTGGCGATCCCGCGCATCAAGGACTTCCGCGGCTGCAGTACCCGTGCCTTCGACGGCCACGGCAACTACTCCATGGGGGTCGACGACCAGACCATCTTTCCGGAGATTGACTATGACAAGGTGGAGCGCGTTACCGGGCTCAACATCGCGATCGTGACGACCGCGGAAACCGATCGCGAGGCGCGCAGCCTGCTCGCTGCGCTTGGCATGCCGTTTCAACGGCCGGAGGCGAATTAACGTGGCCCGCAAGAGTCTTATCGTGAAAGCAGGGCGCAAGCCCAAGTACCGGGTCCGGGCGGTAAATCGCTGCCGGCTGTGTGGCCGGGCACGCGGTTATATGCGTAAATTCGAACTCTGTCGGATTTGCTTCCGCAACCTTGCGAGTGCCGGCAAGATACCCGGAGTGACCAAGTCAAGTTGGTAGAGGAAAGGATACGATGGCGGTAACCGACCCGATAGCCGACATGCTCGCGAAGATCAAGAACGCGAGCAGCGCCGGCCACGAAAGCGTCAACATCCGGCCTTCTCGAATGAAGCTAGAGATCATCAAGATTCTCAAGATCGAGGGGTATATCAAGAACTTCAAGAAGGTCAACGCAGACGGGCACACCAGC from Spirochaetaceae bacterium encodes:
- a CDS encoding type Z 30S ribosomal protein S14; protein product: MARKSLIVKAGRKPKYRVRAVNRCRLCGRARGYMRKFELCRICFRNLASAGKIPGVTKSSW
- the rplX gene encoding 50S ribosomal protein L24, with amino-acid sequence MAAGNKLKTGDLVRIVSGRSRGREGRILRLDRTRGRVWIEGANMVKKAVRSKNPNQPQQGGLTDVEASVSWANVMIVCRKCGIARVGYDTGGAEKVRVCRKCGEPL
- the rplN gene encoding 50S ribosomal protein L14; amino-acid sequence: MVQMMSYLNVADNSGAKRVQCIKILGGSKRRSASVGDTVVVAVKVALPGGAIRKGSMTRAVVVRTRKELKRDDGTYIRFDDNACVLVDTAGNPAGKRVFGPVARELRERDYMKIVSLAPEVL
- the rplE gene encoding 50S ribosomal protein L5; the encoded protein is MPRLKARYRAQVAGALHEEFGYDSVMQTPRLEKIVLSAGVGEAVNNKRLLDTAVAELTQISGLRAVRTTARKSIAAFKIRQGMEIGVMVTLRGDRMYEFLDRLVSVAIPRIKDFRGCSTRAFDGHGNYSMGVDDQTIFPEIDYDKVERVTGLNIAIVTTAETDREARSLLAALGMPFQRPEAN